The following are encoded together in the Chromatiaceae bacterium genome:
- a CDS encoding UPF0175 family protein: MTQLTLEMPEEVFATLRKSSQEFTHELRTAAAVKWYELELVSQGRAAEIAGLTRAEFITALGQYQVSPFQYSAEEVLEDLAGVD; encoded by the coding sequence ATGACCCAATTGACCTTGGAAATGCCGGAAGAGGTCTTTGCCACCTTGCGTAAGAGTTCACAGGAGTTTACCCACGAGCTGCGCACTGCGGCCGCCGTCAAGTGGTACGAGTTGGAGCTCGTCTCCCAGGGTCGGGCCGCGGAAATCGCCGGCCTGACCCGCGCGGAATTCATCACGGCCTTGGGCCAGTACCAGGTCAGCCCCTTCCAGTACAGCGCGGAGGAGGTTCTGGAGGATCTGGCCGGTGTTGATTGA
- a CDS encoding sterol desaturase family protein: MTAALLPDLAHGYIQAGNLRQTTVDSFIQTHEVALRLGPFFGIFAVMALWEWRAPRRALTVSKVRRWFSNLGLVVLNTVLIRLLFPVAAVGLAATATAQGWGLLNQFPLAPWLAVPLAVIALDLAIWAQHVFFHAVPALWRLHRVHHADLDYDLTTGARFHPIEILLSMLIKFAVILALGPPVVAVILFEVILNGMAMFNHGNVGLPSRLDRRLRWFLVTPDMHRVHHSIEEDETNSNFGFNLSGWDRLFGTYREAPRAGHLGMTIGIIDHRDPREVDALPGMLALPFRGAVTGYAINRRTWPNPGDQPGGRS; this comes from the coding sequence ATGACTGCCGCCCTTCTGCCAGACTTGGCTCACGGCTATATCCAGGCCGGGAATTTGAGGCAGACGACCGTGGATAGCTTTATTCAGACCCATGAGGTGGCCCTCCGGCTTGGCCCCTTTTTTGGCATCTTCGCCGTCATGGCCCTCTGGGAGTGGCGCGCCCCGCGGCGGGCCTTGACGGTCTCCAAGGTCCGGCGCTGGTTCAGCAACCTGGGGCTGGTGGTCCTGAATACGGTGTTGATACGCCTCCTCTTCCCCGTCGCGGCCGTGGGACTGGCGGCGACGGCCACCGCCCAGGGCTGGGGGCTGCTCAATCAGTTCCCCCTCGCCCCCTGGCTGGCGGTCCCCCTGGCGGTCATCGCCCTGGACCTGGCGATTTGGGCCCAGCACGTCTTTTTCCACGCCGTGCCCGCCCTGTGGCGGCTGCACCGGGTCCACCATGCCGACCTGGACTATGACCTGACCACCGGAGCGCGCTTCCACCCCATCGAGATCCTCCTGTCCATGCTGATCAAATTCGCGGTCATCCTGGCACTGGGGCCGCCGGTGGTGGCGGTCATCCTCTTCGAGGTCATTCTCAACGGCATGGCCATGTTCAATCACGGCAACGTCGGCCTGCCCAGCCGACTGGACCGGCGGCTGCGCTGGTTCCTCGTCACCCCGGACATGCACCGGGTCCACCACTCGATCGAGGAGGACGAGACCAACTCCAACTTCGGCTTCAACCTGTCCGGGTGGGACCGGCTGTTCGGCACCTACCGTGAGGCGCCCCGCGCCGGGCATCTGGGCATGACCATCGGCATCATTGACCACCGCGATCCGCGGGAGGTGGACGCCCTGCCGGGGATGCTGGCCCTGCCCTTCCGGGGGGCGGTCACGGGCTATGCCATCAATCGCCGGACCTGGCCCAACCCGGGCGACCAGCCTGGGGGCCGGTCGTGA
- a CDS encoding Y-family DNA polymerase yields the protein MSPYALIDANNFYVSCERVFDYHLRDRPVVVLSNNDGCCVARSEEAKALGIRMGQPLFEVRELLEQNGGIALSSNYTLYADVSRRLMAVTGQFSPEQEIYSIDESFLRFTPGEARGLTAVGRALRARVLQWTGLPVGVGLGSTKTLAKLANRLAKKHPDFQAAGVCNLLDLAPAQQAGYFAELAVDDVWGIGSRWGAQLKQQHIRTVADLQRADVAQLQRQFNVVLAKTVMEMNGISCLPLEEVPPPRQQIIASRSFGLAVTTLALLGEAVASHTARAAVKLRQEGLTAGMIQVFAGTNPFKPGAPQYHPGATVPLSWPTADTSRLLKAARVALGQIFREGYAYKRAGVVLLDLAPVGAVTGDLFAAASAVPPERRERLMTTLDGINTRWGRGTVRYLAEGLVQPWQMKRQRMTPRYTTCWAELPGVG from the coding sequence ATGAGCCCCTACGCCCTCATCGACGCCAACAACTTCTACGTCAGTTGCGAGCGGGTCTTTGATTACCACCTGCGCGACCGCCCGGTCGTGGTCCTCTCCAATAACGACGGCTGCTGCGTGGCGCGCAGCGAGGAGGCCAAAGCCCTGGGTATCAGGATGGGTCAGCCGTTGTTCGAGGTGCGCGAGCTGTTGGAGCAAAACGGCGGCATCGCCCTCTCGTCCAACTACACCCTTTATGCCGACGTGAGCCGGCGGCTGATGGCGGTCACCGGCCAGTTCAGCCCGGAGCAGGAGATTTACTCCATCGACGAGAGCTTTCTGCGCTTCACGCCGGGGGAGGCCAGGGGCCTGACCGCCGTGGGGCGGGCGCTGCGGGCGCGGGTCCTGCAATGGACCGGCCTACCGGTGGGGGTAGGCTTGGGGTCCACCAAGACCCTGGCCAAGCTCGCCAACCGCCTGGCGAAGAAGCATCCGGACTTTCAGGCGGCGGGGGTGTGCAACCTTCTGGACCTCGCCCCGGCGCAACAGGCGGGGTATTTCGCCGAATTGGCGGTGGACGACGTCTGGGGCATCGGCAGCCGCTGGGGCGCCCAGCTCAAGCAGCAGCACATCAGGACGGTGGCCGACCTCCAGCGGGCGGATGTCGCCCAGCTCCAGCGCCAGTTCAACGTCGTCCTGGCCAAGACGGTGATGGAGATGAACGGGATATCGTGCTTACCGCTGGAGGAGGTACCGCCACCCCGGCAGCAAATCATCGCCTCGCGCAGCTTTGGGCTAGCGGTGACGACCCTCGCCCTGCTCGGCGAGGCGGTGGCCAGCCATACCGCCCGGGCGGCGGTTAAGCTCCGGCAGGAGGGTTTAACCGCAGGGATGATCCAAGTCTTCGCGGGGACCAACCCCTTCAAGCCCGGGGCGCCGCAGTATCACCCCGGGGCGACGGTACCTCTGTCCTGGCCGACCGCTGATACCAGCCGGCTGCTCAAGGCCGCGCGGGTCGCCCTGGGACAGATTTTTCGTGAGGGCTACGCATATAAGCGCGCCGGGGTGGTCCTGCTGGATCTGGCACCGGTGGGCGCCGTCACGGGGGATCTCTTCGCCGCCGCCAGCGCGGTCCCCCCGGAACGCCGGGAGCGGCTCATGACGACCCTGGATGGGATCAACACCCGTTGGGGGCGAGGCACGGTGCGTTACCTGGCCGAGGGGCTGGTCCAGCCGTGGCAGATGAAACGGCAGCGGATGACGCCGCGTTATACGACTTGTTGGGCAGAGTTGCCGGGGGTGGGGTGA
- a CDS encoding metalloregulator ArsR/SmtB family transcription factor, which translates to MPLASSPKQALFAHLAVVARALGHGARLELLDFLAQGERSVEDLARVAGLSLANTSKHLQQLKAAGLVQARRDGKHIRYMLGDERVLDALAVLRAIAAAHISAVEDLVTSYLKGRDALEPVPAQELLDRVRDGLVTLLDVRPPEEYDQAHVAGALNVPLEQLRERLGELPRDREVVAYCRGPWCVLSFEAVAKLREAGFAARRLQDGLPEWRRAGLPVVGH; encoded by the coding sequence ATGCCCCTAGCCTCCAGCCCCAAGCAGGCCCTGTTCGCACATCTGGCGGTCGTAGCCCGCGCCCTGGGCCATGGGGCGCGCCTCGAATTGCTGGATTTTCTCGCCCAGGGGGAGCGGAGTGTCGAGGATCTGGCCAGGGTCGCCGGCCTCTCCCTCGCCAATACCTCCAAGCACCTGCAGCAGCTCAAGGCCGCCGGGCTGGTCCAGGCGCGACGGGACGGCAAGCATATCCGCTACATGCTGGGGGATGAGCGGGTCCTGGACGCCCTGGCGGTGCTGAGGGCGATCGCGGCGGCTCATATCAGCGCGGTGGAAGACCTGGTGACCAGCTACCTCAAGGGCCGCGATGCCCTGGAACCGGTGCCCGCCCAGGAGCTGCTGGACCGGGTGCGGGATGGCCTGGTGACCCTGCTCGACGTGCGCCCCCCCGAGGAGTATGACCAGGCCCACGTGGCCGGGGCCCTGAACGTCCCCCTGGAGCAGTTGCGGGAAAGGCTCGGGGAGTTGCCGAGGGACCGGGAGGTGGTGGCTTATTGCCGGGGCCCCTGGTGTGTCCTGTCCTTCGAGGCCGTGGCGAAGCTGCGTGAGGCAGGGTTTGCCGCCCGGCGCCTCCAGGACGGCCTGCCCGAGTGGCGCCGGGCTGGGCTGCCGGTGGTCGGTCATTGA
- a CDS encoding RND transporter produces MLAWIDRLPIALFVVAALTLGLAPFVPEPHLWEKLGMLARGELARPIDIFDLILHATPWFLLAIKLARSVRTH; encoded by the coding sequence ATGCTCGCCTGGATCGACCGCCTGCCTATCGCCCTGTTCGTCGTTGCCGCCCTGACCCTGGGGCTCGCGCCCTTTGTGCCCGAACCCCACCTCTGGGAAAAGCTCGGGATGCTGGCCAGGGGTGAATTGGCACGCCCAATCGACATCTTCGATCTGATCCTGCACGCCACGCCCTGGTTTCTGCTGGCCATCAAGCTAGCCCGTTCCGTCCGGACCCACTGA
- a CDS encoding antitoxin of toxin-antitoxin stability system, producing MPKEAVFTMKLEPELRADFMAEAKASHRPASQLLRELMRDFVQRQKQAREYEDFLRGKVDLARGQIVNGQYASNEEVEARFAALHAEVLNNNGNKGG from the coding sequence ATGCCTAAAGAAGCCGTGTTCACCATGAAACTGGAGCCCGAGTTGCGCGCCGACTTTATGGCCGAAGCCAAGGCCAGCCATCGGCCAGCCTCGCAGCTCTTACGCGAGCTGATGCGCGACTTCGTACAGCGCCAAAAGCAGGCGCGGGAGTATGAGGATTTTCTGCGTGGCAAGGTGGATCTGGCGCGGGGGCAGATCGTCAATGGGCAATATGCCAGCAACGAAGAGGTCGAGGCTCGCTTTGCCGCTCTCCACGCCGAGGTGCTGAACAACAACGGGAACAAGGGCGGATGA